CGCAATCGGCACAAGCTGGATCTGGCCGCCGCGCATGTTGCGTCCGGCAACCAGGCCGACGCGATCGAGTCCCTGATGGATCTGCGGGACGCGGCGCCGAAGTGGCTCAGCCACCAGGGTTACGCCCGCGAGATGATCCGCGAACTCGTCGAGCACCGCCGCCGCGCGTACGCCGACCAGCTCGGCGAGCTCGCCGACCACGTCGGCCTCCCGGTCTGACCCGGGATCTCAGACGGGAAAGCGGTCGACGCGAAGTACGGCGACCTCGCGCTGGGGCTCGAGCAGGAAGTAGGGGTGTCGTGACGAGCCCGATGTAACGGTTGCCGAGGGCATTGCGATACCTCTCCCAGGGGAGGAAGTGATCTGATGCAACGACGCTGCCGGTACCAGCCAGCCAGGGCGGGGACGGCGGATCCGTACGTCGCGGACCTGGTACGGCGGTTGCGTGGATTGCTGGCGATCGTCACGCGGCCGGCGGCGCGCTGTCAGGACCCGGTGCGGCGCGACGACGAGCTCTTGGACCGGCTCTAGCTGGTGGCCGGTGGCGCGCTCGCCACCGGTGGGAAACCGTCGGCTATGCCGACCAACACGTCCTCGGAGCGCAGCGCAGAGGGCCGAGCGAAGCGAGGTTCGCAGGACACGTGTTGCCAGGTTCCCTTATGCCCTTTTGCTTCTCTGTCGTCTGTTCCACGTCCGGAGCGTTAGCGGAGGACTGGAACGCTCGTGTATCAGGGGAACTCGTCGGTACGTACCGGTCCGGGCGACGGTCGCCTTGCGCGGAGCGCGTGTACGGTCCGGTGCTGTCTCCCCTGGTCATCAGGCCTTTTGTCCGTACCCCTGTTGAGAAGGTCGTGGCACCGCCGTACGGGTCTGCACAGGCAGATCTTCGTCGTCGTGCTCGTCCTCGTCGTCGGCTTCGAGGTAGCTGTCGTACAGGCCGGGGTCCCGGCGCGGGTTGGTGTCTTCTTCCCAGGCGTTGCGGGCCGGCCATTCCGAGCGGGTCTCGGCCGCGTTGATGGCGCGGTCTGCGAGGGGGTCCTGGACGCGGGTCATCTCGGCTCCGGGATCCCCGTCGTAGACCAGGAACTGGCCGCGGTGGTCACGGGCCAGGGCGATGCCGTGCAGCGGCGGCTGGGGCTCTGTGTCGAGGTCCGGGATGGCCAGGACGACTTGTGTCACCTCTTCGTCGAGGTATTCGTCGTGCAGGTCGACGCGGACGAGCAGCGGTACGTCGTACTGAACCCAGCGGGTGTGTTTGGCCACGGCAGGAAAAACTACTCGCCGCACGAGCACGGCAGAACCAGCCGGCATCTCCGATATGTATTTAGGACGTACTTATCGACGGCGGCTGGCTCAGGGTGCTGGAGGACTCAAGCCGGTGGAGGACCTGTCCGGCGTACAGGGCCGACTATTCGTCGGCGACGTCGGCGAGCCACTCGGTTTCGTCGGTCCAGCGGGCGACGATCGACAAGACTCCCAGCATCTCCAGGGCGTGCTGTTCGGGCCATTCGTCGTTGCTGTGGGCGGCCAGATTGCGGATGCCGGCGAAAGCTCCCTGCGCGATCAGGTGCAGTCCCTCCTGCCGGGACCGCCAGTTGTCGGTGCCGGGGTCGCCCGGAACGTGCAGCCGGGGCCGCCCGGGCGCGGGCTTGGGCGAGAAGACCTCCGCGACCAGGGCCCGGTCGGTCAGGGAACTGCCGGCCTTCTGGGCGATGTGCGCCGACAGGGAGGTCGCGGCAGCGCCTACGGCGACCCGGTACTTGCCAGTTCCCCACAGCGGTTCGGCCGCGTTCCAGATGTTGGGGTGGAACTGGTCAGCAC
This portion of the Kribbella solani genome encodes:
- a CDS encoding TIGR02391 family protein; the protein is MVERIQAFHTTCRTVSLLPGTNDPWKVTPIDHDLEAKYRSELPTFKKIARALDVVLPGTVPVDLTKQADVYRELAEEALGVARDAELVKTNLAPDGPAVGADQFHPNIWNAAEPLWGTGKYRVAVGAAATSLSAHIAQKAGSSLTDRALVAEVFSPKPAPGRPRLHVPGDPGTDNWRSRQEGLHLIAQGAFAGIRNLAAHSNDEWPEQHALEMLGVLSIVARWTDETEWLADVADE